In Haemophilus parainfluenzae, one genomic interval encodes:
- the purL gene encoding phosphoribosylformylglycinamidine synthase, whose protein sequence is MFQTFRGSPALSEFRIQGLMQKFQQNQLPVKSVYAEYLHFVELNRPLVSEQEAKLKALLHYGPTLAEHDAKGETFIVIPRVGTISSWSSKATDIAHNCGLSEVERIERGLAYYFELSQPLDEKTTEKLTVLLHDRMMETVVRNPQDAEILFRHQEPKPFKTVDILKGGREALVTANVELGLALAEDEIDYLVENFTQLGRNPHDIELYMFAQANSEHCRHKIFNADWIIDGKKQDKSLFKMIKNTFEKTPDFVLSAYKDNAAVMEGSKVGRFFADQDGQYRYHNEDAHILMKVETHNHPTAISPFPGAATGSGGEIRDEGATGRGAKPKAGLTGFSVSNLVIPNFEQPWENPLSKPNRIASALDIMIEGPLGGAAFNNEFGRPALLGYFRTYEEKVNSFNGEEVRGYHKPIMLAGGIGNIRGEHVQKGEIPVGAKLIVLGGPAMNIGLGGGAASSMDSGKSKEDLDFASVQRENPEMERRCQEVIDRCWQLGDENPILFIHDVGAGGLSNAMPELVHDGERGGKFDLRSILCDEKGMSPLEIWCNESQERYVLAVAPEKLELFTALCERERAPFAVIGEATEEKHLTLHDSHFDNNPIDLPMNVLLGKTPKMTREVSSKTVENRPLATENIQLKEAFHRVLRLPVVAEKTFLITIGDRSVTGMVARDQMVGPWQIPVSDVAVTTASLDSYHGEAMAMGERAPVALLDFGASARLAVAESITNIAGTNIGDIKRIKLSANWMSAAGHGGEDAGLYEAVKAVGEELCPALGITIPVGKDSMSMKTTWEENGEKKSVTAPLSLVISSFARVEDVRKTVTPQLRTDKGASRLLLIDLGERKNRLGATALAQVYKQLGDKPADVVNVAKLKNFFDAMQALVAERKLLAYHDRSDGGLITTLAEMAFAGNCGVDVDISALGDNDLAVLFNEELGAVIQVSESELSTVREVLKAHDLLGLTYELGSVSLEDRFEITRGSKKLLSEKRSELRGIWAELTHQMQRLRDNPECADQEFEAKKATDNKGLSAHLTYDVNEDIAAPYISKGVKPKVAVLREQGVNSHVEMAAAFDRAGFAAIDVHMSDLMTGRYNLNDFNAMVACGGFSYGDVLGAGGGWAKSILFNPQLRDQFSQFFANENTLSLGVCNGCQFISTLAEIIPGAENWPRFVRNKSERFEARAAMVKINDTNSLWFKGMAGSHMPIAVSHGEGRVEFKTPENLTALQAQNLIVAQYIDSHLNVTETYPANPNGSALGITAISNVDGRIAAMMPHPERVFRAVSNSWYPDDWSEDGAWMRIFRNARVNFK, encoded by the coding sequence ATGTTTCAAACTTTTCGTGGCTCACCCGCCCTTTCTGAATTCCGTATCCAAGGCTTAATGCAAAAATTCCAACAAAATCAATTACCGGTGAAATCGGTTTATGCGGAATATTTGCATTTTGTGGAATTAAATCGACCGCTTGTTAGCGAGCAGGAAGCAAAACTAAAAGCATTGTTACATTACGGCCCAACTTTGGCAGAACACGATGCCAAAGGCGAAACTTTTATCGTGATTCCACGCGTCGGCACCATTTCTTCTTGGTCTTCTAAAGCGACCGATATTGCGCATAACTGTGGTTTAAGTGAAGTAGAGCGTATTGAGCGTGGTTTGGCGTATTATTTTGAGTTAAGCCAACCGCTTGATGAAAAAACAACTGAAAAATTGACCGTACTTTTACATGACCGAATGATGGAAACGGTGGTGCGCAATCCGCAAGATGCGGAGATTTTATTCCGTCATCAAGAGCCGAAACCGTTCAAAACTGTGGATATTTTAAAAGGTGGACGTGAAGCCTTGGTCACAGCCAACGTAGAATTAGGTTTGGCACTGGCAGAAGATGAAATTGATTATTTGGTGGAAAATTTCACCCAATTAGGGCGCAATCCGCACGATATTGAACTTTATATGTTCGCGCAAGCCAACTCTGAGCACTGCCGCCATAAAATCTTTAATGCGGATTGGATTATTGATGGCAAAAAACAGGATAAATCCCTGTTTAAGATGATTAAAAATACCTTTGAGAAAACCCCTGATTTCGTGCTTTCAGCCTATAAAGATAATGCTGCGGTAATGGAAGGCTCAAAAGTCGGCCGTTTCTTTGCGGATCAAGATGGGCAATATCGTTACCACAATGAAGATGCGCATATCTTAATGAAAGTGGAAACCCATAATCATCCGACCGCAATTTCGCCATTCCCGGGTGCCGCAACGGGTTCGGGCGGTGAGATTCGTGATGAGGGGGCAACGGGTCGTGGTGCAAAACCAAAAGCAGGTTTAACTGGTTTCTCTGTATCAAACCTCGTCATTCCAAACTTCGAACAACCTTGGGAAAATCCACTTTCCAAACCAAACCGCATTGCTTCAGCCTTAGATATTATGATTGAAGGCCCATTAGGTGGTGCAGCATTCAACAACGAATTTGGTCGTCCTGCATTATTGGGTTATTTCCGTACCTATGAAGAGAAAGTCAATAGCTTCAACGGTGAAGAAGTGCGTGGTTATCACAAGCCGATTATGTTAGCGGGCGGTATCGGTAACATTCGTGGCGAACACGTTCAAAAAGGCGAAATTCCAGTCGGTGCGAAATTGATCGTATTAGGCGGCCCAGCCATGAACATCGGTTTAGGCGGTGGAGCCGCTTCTTCCATGGACAGTGGTAAATCAAAAGAGGATTTAGATTTTGCCTCTGTTCAACGTGAAAACCCAGAAATGGAACGCCGCTGCCAAGAGGTGATTGACCGCTGCTGGCAATTAGGTGATGAAAACCCAATTCTCTTTATTCACGATGTGGGCGCAGGCGGTTTATCCAACGCGATGCCTGAATTGGTGCACGATGGCGAACGTGGCGGTAAGTTTGATCTACGTTCTATTCTTTGCGATGAAAAAGGCATGTCACCATTGGAAATTTGGTGTAACGAATCGCAAGAACGTTATGTCTTAGCGGTTGCGCCAGAAAAACTCGAATTATTTACCGCACTTTGTGAACGTGAGCGTGCGCCATTTGCTGTCATTGGTGAGGCAACGGAAGAGAAACATTTAACCTTGCATGATAGCCATTTCGACAATAACCCAATTGATTTGCCAATGAATGTGTTATTAGGCAAAACCCCGAAAATGACGCGTGAGGTTTCGTCAAAAACTGTCGAAAATCGACCGCTTGCAACGGAAAATATTCAATTAAAAGAAGCCTTCCATCGTGTATTACGTTTACCGGTGGTGGCAGAAAAAACCTTCTTAATCACTATTGGCGACCGTTCGGTAACCGGTATGGTGGCGCGTGATCAAATGGTGGGACCATGGCAAATTCCGGTGTCAGATGTGGCCGTTACAACTGCATCATTAGACAGCTATCACGGCGAGGCGATGGCAATGGGCGAACGTGCACCAGTAGCATTATTAGACTTCGGGGCTTCTGCACGTTTAGCGGTGGCTGAATCTATCACTAACATTGCGGGCACCAACATTGGCGATATTAAACGCATCAAACTGTCTGCAAACTGGATGTCTGCAGCGGGTCATGGTGGTGAAGATGCTGGGTTATATGAAGCGGTGAAAGCAGTTGGTGAAGAACTTTGCCCAGCATTAGGCATCACCATTCCAGTGGGTAAAGACTCTATGTCGATGAAAACCACTTGGGAAGAAAATGGTGAGAAAAAATCAGTAACAGCTCCGCTTTCTTTAGTGATTTCATCTTTTGCGCGCGTGGAAGATGTCCGCAAAACCGTGACACCTCAATTACGCACCGACAAAGGCGCAAGCCGTCTATTGTTAATTGATTTAGGCGAAAGAAAAAATCGCTTAGGCGCGACCGCACTTGCACAAGTGTATAAACAATTAGGTGACAAACCAGCCGATGTGGTGAACGTAGCCAAACTGAAAAACTTCTTCGATGCAATGCAAGCATTGGTGGCAGAGCGTAAATTATTGGCTTACCACGACCGTTCAGACGGTGGTTTAATTACCACGCTTGCAGAAATGGCATTTGCGGGTAACTGCGGCGTGGATGTGGATATTTCTGCATTAGGCGACAATGATTTAGCCGTGTTATTCAATGAAGAATTAGGCGCAGTGATCCAAGTATCAGAAAGTGAATTAAGCACTGTGCGTGAGGTATTAAAAGCCCATGACTTGCTTGGCTTAACTTATGAACTCGGTTCTGTCAGCTTAGAAGATCGTTTTGAAATCACGCGTGGCAGCAAAAAACTATTAAGCGAAAAACGTTCTGAATTACGCGGTATTTGGGCAGAACTCACTCACCAAATGCAACGCTTACGTGATAACCCAGAATGTGCCGACCAAGAATTTGAAGCGAAAAAAGCAACAGACAACAAAGGTTTATCTGCTCACTTAACTTATGATGTGAATGAAGATATTGCTGCGCCTTACATCAGCAAAGGCGTGAAACCAAAAGTAGCGGTATTGCGTGAACAAGGCGTAAACAGCCATGTTGAAATGGCGGCGGCTTTTGACCGTGCAGGCTTTGCGGCGATTGATGTTCACATGAGTGATTTAATGACTGGTCGTTACAACTTAAACGACTTCAACGCGATGGTGGCCTGTGGTGGCTTCTCTTACGGTGACGTATTGGGCGCAGGTGGTGGCTGGGCGAAATCCATTTTATTTAACCCACAATTACGCGATCAATTCAGCCAATTCTTCGCGAATGAAAACACCCTTTCATTAGGCGTATGTAACGGCTGTCAATTTATCTCCACCCTTGCGGAAATCATTCCTGGTGCAGAAAATTGGCCACGTTTCGTGCGTAATAAATCAGAACGTTTTGAAGCGCGTGCTGCGATGGTGAAAATCAACGACACCAACTCATTGTGGTTTAAAGGCATGGCTGGCTCACATATGCCGATTGCGGTTTCTCACGGTGAAGGACGCGTAGAATTCAAAACACCAGAAAACTTGACCGCACTTCAAGCGCAAAACTTAATTGTGGCGCAATATATCGACAGCCATTTAAACGTGACGGAAACCTATCCTGCCAACCCGAATGGTTCGGCATTAGGGATTACTGCCATTTCTAACGTGGACGGTCGTATCGCTGCGATGATGCCACACCCAGAACGTGTATTCCGTGCCGTGAGCAACTCATGGTATCCAGATGATTGGTCTGAAGATGGCGCTTGGATGCGAATTTTTAGAAATGCGAGAGTGAATTTTAAATAA
- a CDS encoding YkgB family protein: MSALVTLLANIVAPLQRQFINFIRIAICVVMVWIGGLKVCQYEADGIAHFVSNSPFLSFLYKNGANEVTNDKGVLVKEYTLYKNPEGKMVAKNIEWHKANGTYTASYIIGAIIVTIGILVLAGIWSPTLGLFGGLLTFGMSIVTLSFLIFTPETWVPNLGGDFPTPNYGFPYLSGAGRLVIKDIIMMAGGLVAAAECAKRYLENKKQFA, from the coding sequence ATGAGTGCATTAGTTACATTGCTAGCTAATATCGTTGCGCCATTGCAACGTCAATTTATTAACTTTATCCGCATTGCGATTTGTGTTGTGATGGTTTGGATTGGAGGTTTAAAAGTTTGCCAATATGAGGCAGATGGTATCGCACACTTTGTGTCAAATAGCCCTTTCTTAAGCTTCCTTTACAAAAACGGTGCAAATGAAGTGACAAATGATAAGGGTGTTTTAGTGAAAGAATATACCTTATATAAAAACCCTGAAGGCAAAATGGTTGCAAAAAATATTGAATGGCATAAAGCCAACGGCACCTATACCGCTTCTTATATTATTGGCGCAATCATTGTAACAATTGGTATTTTAGTATTAGCGGGGATTTGGTCTCCAACATTAGGTTTATTCGGAGGCTTACTCACCTTTGGTATGTCGATAGTCACGCTGTCGTTCCTGATATTTACGCCAGAAACCTGGGTGCCTAATTTAGGTGGGGACTTCCCAACACCTAATTATGGCTTCCCGTATCTCTCAGGTGCTGGCCGACTCGTTATTAAAGATATTATTATGATGGCGGGTGGCTTAGTTGCTGCAGCAGAATGTGCGAAACGCTATTTAGAGAATAAAAAGCAATTTGCGTAA
- the glpQ gene encoding glycerophosphodiester phosphodiesterase, translating into MKLKTLALSLLAAGVLAGCSAHSSVDTMKSDKIIIAHRGASGYLPEHTLESKALAFAQHADYLEQDLAMTKDGRLVVIHDHFLDGLTDVAKKFPNRHRKDGRYYVIDFTLKEIQSLNMTENFETKDGKQVAVYPGRFPLWKSHFKIHTFEDELEFIQGLEKSTGKKVGIYPEIKAPWFHHQNGKDIAVETLKVLKKYGYDKKSDMVYLQTFDFNELKRIKNELLPKMGMDLKLVQLVAYTDWHETEEKDAKGKWVNYDYDWMFKPGAMAEVVKYADGVGPGWYMLVDKEKSKPGNIVYTPLVKELAQYKVELHPYTVRKDALPEFFTDVNQMYDALLNKSGATGVFTDFPDTGVEFLKKQK; encoded by the coding sequence ATGAAACTCAAAACTTTAGCGCTTTCTTTATTAGCTGCAGGCGTACTTGCAGGATGTAGCGCACACTCTTCTGTGGACACTATGAAATCAGACAAAATTATCATTGCTCACCGTGGTGCAAGTGGTTACTTACCAGAGCATACACTTGAGTCTAAAGCGCTCGCATTTGCACAACATGCAGACTACTTAGAACAAGACTTAGCGATGACAAAAGATGGTCGTTTAGTGGTTATCCATGACCACTTCTTAGATGGCTTAACTGACGTGGCGAAAAAATTCCCAAATCGTCATCGTAAAGATGGTCGTTACTATGTAATCGACTTCACCTTAAAAGAAATTCAAAGTTTAAATATGACTGAAAACTTTGAAACTAAAGATGGTAAACAAGTTGCAGTATATCCAGGTCGTTTCCCACTTTGGAAATCACACTTCAAAATCCATACTTTTGAAGATGAATTGGAATTTATCCAAGGTTTAGAAAAATCGACTGGTAAAAAAGTGGGTATCTATCCTGAAATTAAAGCACCTTGGTTCCACCACCAAAATGGCAAAGACATTGCAGTTGAGACCCTTAAAGTGTTGAAAAAATACGGTTACGACAAGAAATCTGACATGGTTTACTTACAAACCTTCGACTTCAATGAGTTAAAACGTATCAAAAACGAATTGCTACCAAAAATGGGCATGGATTTAAAACTTGTTCAATTAGTGGCGTACACCGACTGGCATGAAACTGAAGAAAAAGATGCGAAAGGTAAATGGGTAAACTACGATTACGATTGGATGTTCAAACCAGGCGCAATGGCAGAAGTGGTGAAATATGCTGACGGCGTTGGTCCAGGCTGGTATATGTTAGTGGATAAAGAAAAATCTAAACCAGGCAACATCGTGTACACCCCATTAGTGAAAGAACTCGCACAATACAAAGTGGAATTACACCCATACACCGTGCGTAAAGATGCGTTACCTGAATTCTTCACTGACGTAAATCAAATGTACGATGCATTATTAAATAAATCTGGTGCAACCGGTGTATTCACCGACTTCCCAGATACTGGCGTTGAGTTTTTGAAAAAACAAAAATAA
- a CDS encoding YncE family protein, whose protein sequence is MKLNKLTIMLGAAVMANAAFANQTCEAPYRSALPAYTYKLDKVLEVNGRQGITTDGKYLYVSGSKTLSKYDMDGKLIKENKDPFVGYQKEANHIGDIDIYNNELYVSSEWFDAGVGKNIQIAIHDPDTLALKRSVDFNPESGQVEVSGITVDTVHNSVWMASWVGEESGRYLYEYDLSTGKYKRKVHLQPVPQWIQGVYAYNGDLYVTSDDGTADEKEPDHIYRVEISDKNNEARVVLEKTLNDIRDVGEVEGLNVNPKTKQLLVHANRGKQIVLGMPKGFYPGYDREISEIYFYDMKPRCNK, encoded by the coding sequence ATGAAATTGAATAAATTAACCATTATGTTAGGCGCGGCAGTTATGGCAAATGCAGCATTCGCAAATCAAACTTGTGAAGCGCCCTATCGTTCAGCACTCCCCGCTTATACTTATAAATTAGACAAAGTGCTCGAAGTCAACGGACGTCAAGGCATTACCACTGATGGTAAATATTTATATGTATCAGGCAGTAAAACTCTATCTAAATATGATATGGATGGAAAACTGATTAAAGAAAATAAAGATCCTTTTGTCGGCTACCAAAAGGAAGCCAATCACATTGGCGACATTGATATCTACAACAATGAACTTTATGTTTCTTCTGAATGGTTTGATGCTGGCGTAGGGAAAAACATTCAAATTGCTATCCATGACCCTGACACACTCGCATTAAAAAGATCAGTTGATTTTAATCCTGAGTCAGGTCAAGTCGAAGTTTCCGGCATCACCGTAGATACCGTTCACAATTCTGTTTGGATGGCATCTTGGGTTGGTGAGGAAAGTGGTCGTTATTTATATGAATATGATCTTTCAACAGGTAAATATAAACGTAAAGTGCATTTACAACCTGTTCCACAATGGATTCAAGGTGTTTATGCCTATAACGGTGATCTCTACGTCACATCTGATGATGGTACGGCAGATGAAAAAGAACCTGATCATATTTATCGTGTAGAAATTTCAGATAAAAATAATGAAGCTCGCGTTGTTTTAGAAAAAACATTGAATGACATTCGAGATGTCGGCGAAGTCGAAGGATTGAATGTGAATCCAAAAACGAAACAACTACTTGTCCATGCAAACCGAGGCAAACAAATTGTGTTAGGGATGCCAAAAGGATTTTATCCAGGATATGACCGTGAAATTAGTGAAATCTATTTTTACGACATGAAACCAAGATGTAATAAGTAA